One window of the Primulina eburnea isolate SZY01 chromosome 18, ASM2296580v1, whole genome shotgun sequence genome contains the following:
- the LOC140820290 gene encoding uncharacterized protein isoform X2, giving the protein MLQQLPPIAVSPWIPLNKGSSLRLVKFKLSQFPVPMSCIHGLKTGGKNAEKLPVRGFKWRLVIAYDGTRFSGWQYQQSTPTVQCIVEEALTRTTKLGREELQLVGASRTDAGVHAWCQVAHFITPFNYDNLESIHRALNGILPSDIRIREISSAVHEFHARFSVKSKIYGYKIYNGTIMDPFLRHYAYHSVYKLNTAAMRDAAKHFVGTHDFSAFSNASRNDRTPNPVKNIFCFYVNEMGPLFQVEVEGSGFLYRQVRNMVALLLQVGREAASPDIVPKILASRDRKELAKHALFVPPHGLCLMDIKYNEEHLHLPPDAPPTSFGRHNSFRKCKLSCY; this is encoded by the exons ATGCTACAACAGTTACCACCAATTGCTGTCTCTCCATGGATCCCACTAAACAAGG GTTCTTCACTTAGGTTGGTGAAATTTAAGTTGTCTCAGTTTCCTGTACCAATGTCATGTATCCATGGGCTAAAG ACTGGTGGGAAGAATGCGGAAAAGCTACCAGTTAGAGGTTTTAAGTGGCGCTTGGTTATTGCTTATGATGGCACCCGTTTTTCAG GGTGGCAATACCAGCAATCGACGCCAACGGTCCAATGTATTGTTGAAGAAGCTTTGACTCGAACTACAAAATTAGGACGGGAAGAACTTCAGTTGGTTGGTGCGAGTCGAACAGATGCGGGAGTTCATGCCTGGTGCCAG GTGGCGCACTTTATTACGCCTTTCAACTATGACAACTTGGAAAGCATTCACAGAGCACTAAATGGTATTCTTCCCTCTGACATCAGAATCAGAGAGATCAGCTCCGCAGTGCATGAATTTCATGCTCGTTTTTCAGTTAAGAGCAAGATTTATGGCTACAAAATTTACAATGGCACCATCATGGACCCATTTCTCAGGCACTATGCTTACCACAGTGTTTATAAACTCAATACAGCTGCCATGAGGGATGCTGCAAAGCATTTTGTGGGAACCCACGACTTCTCTGCATTTTCCAATGCATCACGCAACGATAGGACACCGAATCCAGTGAAGAATATCTTCTGTTTTTATGTGAATGAAATG GGACCTCTTTTTCAAGTAGAAGTTGAAGGATCTGGTTTTCTATATAGACAAGTTCGGAACATG GTTGCATTGTTGCTTCAAGTTGGGAGAGAAGCCGCTTCGCCTGACATTGTTCCCAAGATTTTGGCATCCCGTGACCGAAAAGAACTCGCGAAGCACGCCTTGTTTGTTCCTCCTCATGGTCTGTGTCTCATGGATATCAAGTACAATGAAGAACATCTTCATCTTCCCCCTGATGCCCCCCCAACTAGTTTTGGCAGACATAATAGTTTTAGGAAATGCAAGCTCTCATGTTATTGA
- the LOC140820290 gene encoding uncharacterized protein isoform X1, whose amino-acid sequence MLQQLPPIAVSPWIPLNKGSSLRLVKFKLSQFPVPMSCIHGLKDLQTGGKNAEKLPVRGFKWRLVIAYDGTRFSGWQYQQSTPTVQCIVEEALTRTTKLGREELQLVGASRTDAGVHAWCQVAHFITPFNYDNLESIHRALNGILPSDIRIREISSAVHEFHARFSVKSKIYGYKIYNGTIMDPFLRHYAYHSVYKLNTAAMRDAAKHFVGTHDFSAFSNASRNDRTPNPVKNIFCFYVNEMGPLFQVEVEGSGFLYRQVRNMVALLLQVGREAASPDIVPKILASRDRKELAKHALFVPPHGLCLMDIKYNEEHLHLPPDAPPTSFGRHNSFRKCKLSCY is encoded by the exons ATGCTACAACAGTTACCACCAATTGCTGTCTCTCCATGGATCCCACTAAACAAGG GTTCTTCACTTAGGTTGGTGAAATTTAAGTTGTCTCAGTTTCCTGTACCAATGTCATGTATCCATGGGCTAAAG GATTTGCAGACTGGTGGGAAGAATGCGGAAAAGCTACCAGTTAGAGGTTTTAAGTGGCGCTTGGTTATTGCTTATGATGGCACCCGTTTTTCAG GGTGGCAATACCAGCAATCGACGCCAACGGTCCAATGTATTGTTGAAGAAGCTTTGACTCGAACTACAAAATTAGGACGGGAAGAACTTCAGTTGGTTGGTGCGAGTCGAACAGATGCGGGAGTTCATGCCTGGTGCCAG GTGGCGCACTTTATTACGCCTTTCAACTATGACAACTTGGAAAGCATTCACAGAGCACTAAATGGTATTCTTCCCTCTGACATCAGAATCAGAGAGATCAGCTCCGCAGTGCATGAATTTCATGCTCGTTTTTCAGTTAAGAGCAAGATTTATGGCTACAAAATTTACAATGGCACCATCATGGACCCATTTCTCAGGCACTATGCTTACCACAGTGTTTATAAACTCAATACAGCTGCCATGAGGGATGCTGCAAAGCATTTTGTGGGAACCCACGACTTCTCTGCATTTTCCAATGCATCACGCAACGATAGGACACCGAATCCAGTGAAGAATATCTTCTGTTTTTATGTGAATGAAATG GGACCTCTTTTTCAAGTAGAAGTTGAAGGATCTGGTTTTCTATATAGACAAGTTCGGAACATG GTTGCATTGTTGCTTCAAGTTGGGAGAGAAGCCGCTTCGCCTGACATTGTTCCCAAGATTTTGGCATCCCGTGACCGAAAAGAACTCGCGAAGCACGCCTTGTTTGTTCCTCCTCATGGTCTGTGTCTCATGGATATCAAGTACAATGAAGAACATCTTCATCTTCCCCCTGATGCCCCCCCAACTAGTTTTGGCAGACATAATAGTTTTAGGAAATGCAAGCTCTCATGTTATTGA